In a single window of the Globicephala melas chromosome 10, mGloMel1.2, whole genome shotgun sequence genome:
- the RHEBL1 gene encoding GTPase RhebL1 isoform X2, with translation MPLVRYRKVVILGYRSVGKTSLAHQFVEGEFLEGYDPTVENTYSKIVTLGKDEFHLHLVDTAGQDEYSILPYSFIIGVHGYVLVYSVTSLHRLPVVLVGNKADLLPDREVQAVEGKKLAESWGATFMESSARDKQLTQGIFTKVIQEIARVENSYGQERRCHLM, from the exons ATGCCGTTAGTTCGCTACAGGAAGGTGGTCATCCTCGGATACCGCTCCGTAG GGAAGACATCTTTAGCACATCAATTTGTGGAGGGCGAGTTCCTGGAAGGCTATGATCCTACTGTGGAGAATA cttacaGCAAGATAGTGACTCTTGGCAAAGATGAGTTTCACCTACACCTGGTGGACACAGCAGGGCAG GATGAGTACAGCATTCTGCCCTATTCATTCATCATTGGGGTCCATGGTTATGTGCTTGTGTATTCTGTCACCTCTCTGCATAG GCTGCCAGTGGTGCTGGTGGGGAACAAGGCAGATCTCTTACCAGACAG GGAGGTCCAGGCTGTTGAGGGGAAGAAGCTGGCAGAGTCCTGGGGTGCGACATTTATGGAGTCATCTGCTCGAGATAAGCAG CTGACTCAAGGCATCTTCACCAAAGTCATCCAGGAGATTGCTCGGGTAGAGAATTCATATGGGCAAGAGCGCCGCTGCCATCTCATGTGA
- the RHEBL1 gene encoding GTPase RhebL1 isoform X1, whose protein sequence is MPLVRYRKVVILGYRSVGKTSLAHQFVEGEFLEGYDPTVENTYSKIVTLGKDEFHLHLVDTAGQDEYSILPYSFIIGVHGYVLVYSVTSLHSFQVIESLYQKLHEGHGKTRLPVVLVGNKADLLPDREVQAVEGKKLAESWGATFMESSARDKQLTQGIFTKVIQEIARVENSYGQERRCHLM, encoded by the exons ATGCCGTTAGTTCGCTACAGGAAGGTGGTCATCCTCGGATACCGCTCCGTAG GGAAGACATCTTTAGCACATCAATTTGTGGAGGGCGAGTTCCTGGAAGGCTATGATCCTACTGTGGAGAATA cttacaGCAAGATAGTGACTCTTGGCAAAGATGAGTTTCACCTACACCTGGTGGACACAGCAGGGCAG GATGAGTACAGCATTCTGCCCTATTCATTCATCATTGGGGTCCATGGTTATGTGCTTGTGTATTCTGTCACCTCTCTGCATAG TTTCCAAGTCATTGAGAGTCTGTACCAAAAGCTACATGAAGGCCACGGGAAAACCCG GCTGCCAGTGGTGCTGGTGGGGAACAAGGCAGATCTCTTACCAGACAG GGAGGTCCAGGCTGTTGAGGGGAAGAAGCTGGCAGAGTCCTGGGGTGCGACATTTATGGAGTCATCTGCTCGAGATAAGCAG CTGACTCAAGGCATCTTCACCAAAGTCATCCAGGAGATTGCTCGGGTAGAGAATTCATATGGGCAAGAGCGCCGCTGCCATCTCATGTGA